CGCCCGCAACGAACTGGACGCCGTGGCCTACCAGGTCGAGCGCCGACTGCAGGACCTGGGCGACACCGCGCCGCCGCACGAGAAGGCCAGGGCGGAGATCCTGGTCGGCGACGCCCGGGGGGCCGTGCGGGAGGAGGCGCCGGTCGACCGGGTCAGGTCACTGACGTCCGAACTGCAGCAGATCCACGCCTCGTTGTCCGCCCACCGGGCCGGCGCCGCCGGAGCCGCGACGGGCGCGGCGGGAACGGGGCCCGACGACGGTGCGTCGGTCGGTGCCGGAGGGGCCGGCGACGACGTGATCGACGCCGAGTTCGACAAGGGCTGAGACGGCACATGACCACCGACGACGTACCCGTTCCGCCGGAGGAGCCCCCCCGGGCACCGGCCGCGGAGGCACAGCCGGACATCGGGGAACCCGCCGAGGAACTCGACGAGATCCGGGACCGCTGGCGGCGCTCCCTCGCGGATCTGGACAACCTCCGCAAGCGCCATGCGCGAGAGCTGCAACGCGAGCGGAGCGACGAACGGGCCCGTACGTCCGCGGCCTGGCTGCCCGTGGTCGACAACCTCGAACTCGCGCTCCAGCACGCGGGGTCCGACCCGTCCGCCGTGCTGGAGGGAGTCGAGGCCGTGCGCGACCTGGCCGTCGACGTCCTCCGGGGGCTCGGATACCCCCGCTACGAGGAGACGGGAGTGCCGTTCGACCCGGCCAGGCACGAGGTCGTCGGTCTCGTCGACGACCCCGAGGCCGCCCCCAACACCGTGGTCCGGGTGCAGCGGCCCGGTTACGGCGAGGGCGACCGGCAGCTGCGTCCCGCGTCCGTCGTGGTGAACAAGCGGCGGGAGTGACGCCCATGGCGCGTGACTACTACGACGTGCTCGGCGTCGGCCGTGGCGCCGGTTCCGACGAGATCCAGGCGGCGTTCCGCAAGCTGGCCCGCCGGCACCACCCCGACGTCAACAGGGACCCGGAGGCCGAGGAGCGGTTCCGGGAGATCAACGAGGCGTACGGCGTGCTGTCCGACCCCGACACGCGCCGCCGCTACGACCGGTTCGGCGAGCACTTCCGGGACGTCCCGGAGGACTACGACGAGCGTGTCGCGGCCGCCGCGGGTGCCCGGGGCGG
The genomic region above belongs to Streptomyces marianii and contains:
- a CDS encoding nucleotide exchange factor GrpE; its protein translation is MTTDDVPVPPEEPPRAPAAEAQPDIGEPAEELDEIRDRWRRSLADLDNLRKRHARELQRERSDERARTSAAWLPVVDNLELALQHAGSDPSAVLEGVEAVRDLAVDVLRGLGYPRYEETGVPFDPARHEVVGLVDDPEAAPNTVVRVQRPGYGEGDRQLRPASVVVNKRRE